A window of the Oryza brachyantha chromosome 5, ObraRS2, whole genome shotgun sequence genome harbors these coding sequences:
- the LOC102708247 gene encoding uncharacterized protein LOC102708247 isoform X1, protein METAALGGPRVQVRAAVVYCRGAGQGKRRAVAARLAPPGRRRRAFVAALPERLEPLSLAQEGAVAAAPGADGEEVHGGVASAEISSPCDVLGKTVRVRFVLRKECTFGQSFHLVGNDPALGIWDPSKAATLDWSEGHDWTAEKDLPANSLIEYKFVLQDLSGRLHWHNGPNRSIQTGQTTNTLVVYEDWGNANNQIIEEEANVSVGMEEAVVPGDGECRNGIIAADELQMDDNQAVIQNESSFGEDDKKSTVATGTSIQAESMSVHEANQPEFLNQLIIDEPQIQEALHETAGTEPENDSVATYADDGYAESTDDDGVPVENRWTGAFEHELLWGWKALQQLLMSLGFKMNTS, encoded by the exons ATGGAAACCGCCGCGCTTGGCGGGCCGCGGGTGCAGGTCCGGGCCGCGGTGGTATActgccgcggcgccggccaggGCAAGCGGCGCGCAGTAGCCGCTCGCCTCgccccgcccggccgccggcggagggCGTTTGTTGCCGCGCTCCCGGAACGGCTCGAGCCGCTCTCGCTAGCGCAGGAGGGCGCCGTGGCGGCAGCGCCCGGG GCTGATGGTGAGGAGGTCCATGGCGGTGTGGCTTCTGCTGAAATCTCGTCTCCCTGTGATG TTCTTGGGAAGACGGTGCGTGTTAGATTTGTGCTAAGGAAGGAGTGCACGTTCGGCCAAAGCTTCCACCTTGTCGGCAACGACCCCGCGCTCGGCATCTGGGATCCGTCAAAGGCAGCGACTTTGGATTGGTCGGAAGGTCACGACTGGACTGCAGAGAAA GATTTGCCAGCCAACAGCTTGATTGAGTACAAGTTCGTGCTGCAAGACTTGTCGGGCAGGTTGCATTGGCACAATGGGCCTAATAGAAGCATACAGACAGGTCAAACAACAAACACTCTAGTCGTCTACGAGGATTGGGGTAATGCGAATAATCAGATAATAGAAGAGGAGGCTAATGTGTCCGTTGGGATGGAGGAGGCTGTTGTTCCAGGTGATGGTGAGTGCAGAAATGGTATTATTGCTGCAGACGAGCTACAGATGGATGACAATCAAGCGGTCATACAAAATGAATCAAGTTTTGGTGAGGATGACAAGAAATCAACAGTTGCCACAGGTACTTCCATTCAAGCAGAATCAATGAGTGTACATGAAGCTAACCAACCAGAG TTTCTGAATCAGTTAATTATAGATGAACCACAAATTCAAGAGGCGCTTCATGAAACAGCAGGCACAGAACCAGAGAATGACAGTGTGGCAACGTATGCTGATGACGGTTATGCCGAAAGTACGGATGATGATGGTGTTCCAGTAGAAAACCGGTGGACCGGTGCTTTTGAACATGAGCTGCTTTGGGGTTGGAAGGCCCTGCAACAGTTGCTCATGAGCCTGGGTTTCAAGATGAATACATCATGA
- the LOC102708247 gene encoding uncharacterized protein LOC102708247 isoform X2, which yields METAALGGPRVQVRAAVVYCRGAGQGKRRAVAARLAPPGRRRRAFVAALPERLEPLSLAQEGAVAAAPGADGEEVHGGVASAEISSPCDVLGKTVRVRFVLRKECTFGQSFHLVGNDPALGIWDPSKAATLDWSEGHDWTAEKDLPANSLIEYKFVLQDLSGRLHWHNGPNRSIQTGQTTNTLVVYEDWGNANNQIIEEEANVSVGMEEAVVPGDGECRNGIIAADELQMDDNQAVIQNESSFGEDDKKSTVATGTSIQAESMSVHEANQPELIIDEPQIQEALHETAGTEPENDSVATYADDGYAESTDDDGVPVENRWTGAFEHELLWGWKALQQLLMSLGFKMNTS from the exons ATGGAAACCGCCGCGCTTGGCGGGCCGCGGGTGCAGGTCCGGGCCGCGGTGGTATActgccgcggcgccggccaggGCAAGCGGCGCGCAGTAGCCGCTCGCCTCgccccgcccggccgccggcggagggCGTTTGTTGCCGCGCTCCCGGAACGGCTCGAGCCGCTCTCGCTAGCGCAGGAGGGCGCCGTGGCGGCAGCGCCCGGG GCTGATGGTGAGGAGGTCCATGGCGGTGTGGCTTCTGCTGAAATCTCGTCTCCCTGTGATG TTCTTGGGAAGACGGTGCGTGTTAGATTTGTGCTAAGGAAGGAGTGCACGTTCGGCCAAAGCTTCCACCTTGTCGGCAACGACCCCGCGCTCGGCATCTGGGATCCGTCAAAGGCAGCGACTTTGGATTGGTCGGAAGGTCACGACTGGACTGCAGAGAAA GATTTGCCAGCCAACAGCTTGATTGAGTACAAGTTCGTGCTGCAAGACTTGTCGGGCAGGTTGCATTGGCACAATGGGCCTAATAGAAGCATACAGACAGGTCAAACAACAAACACTCTAGTCGTCTACGAGGATTGGGGTAATGCGAATAATCAGATAATAGAAGAGGAGGCTAATGTGTCCGTTGGGATGGAGGAGGCTGTTGTTCCAGGTGATGGTGAGTGCAGAAATGGTATTATTGCTGCAGACGAGCTACAGATGGATGACAATCAAGCGGTCATACAAAATGAATCAAGTTTTGGTGAGGATGACAAGAAATCAACAGTTGCCACAGGTACTTCCATTCAAGCAGAATCAATGAGTGTACATGAAGCTAACCAACCAGAG TTAATTATAGATGAACCACAAATTCAAGAGGCGCTTCATGAAACAGCAGGCACAGAACCAGAGAATGACAGTGTGGCAACGTATGCTGATGACGGTTATGCCGAAAGTACGGATGATGATGGTGTTCCAGTAGAAAACCGGTGGACCGGTGCTTTTGAACATGAGCTGCTTTGGGGTTGGAAGGCCCTGCAACAGTTGCTCATGAGCCTGGGTTTCAAGATGAATACATCATGA
- the LOC102705627 gene encoding pleckstrin homology domain-containing protein 1-like, protein MAASLWRAVMGAAGDSSSSSAAGSDAGGGVEFWHGGERTGWLNKQGEYIKTWRRRWFVLKQGRLFWFKDAAVTRASVPRGVIPVSTCLTVKGAEDVINRQFAFELSTPTDTMYFIADSEKEKEEWINSIGRSIVQHSRSVTDDEVVDYDSGPKAPPQPKTSEPSEPSA, encoded by the coding sequence ATGGCGGCCAGCCTGTGGCGCGCGGTGATGGGAGCGGCCGGcgactcctcgtcgtcgtccgcggCCGGCAGCGACGCGGGGGGAGGCGTGGAGTTCTGGCACGGCGGGGAGCGCACGGGGTGGCTGAACAAGCAGGGGGAGTACATCAagacgtggcggcggcggtggttcgTGCTCAAGCAGGGGCGGCTGTTCTGGTTCAAGGACGCCGCCGTGACGCGCGCGTCGGTGCCCCGCGGCGTCATCCCCGTCTCCACCTGCCTCACCGTCAAGGGCGCCGAGGACGTTATCAACCGCCAGTTCGCCTTCGAGCTCTCCACCCCGACCGATACCATGTACTTCATCGCCGACTccgagaaggagaaggaggagtgGATCAATTCCATCGGCCGATCCATCGTCCAGCACTCCCGCTCCGTCACCGACGACGAGGTCGTCGACTACGACAGCGGCCCCAAGGCCCCGCCGCAGCCCAAGACGAGCGAGCCGAGTGAACCGTCGGCGTAA